A portion of the Phyllobacterium zundukense genome contains these proteins:
- a CDS encoding type II toxin-antitoxin system Phd/YefM family antitoxin — MKSINLKEAKAGFSAIIDAAEHGLPTTITKHGRPAAIIVPIADAARIYPVDRPSFGEFLLSFPGGGIEFERNPSPSREIDL; from the coding sequence ATGAAATCTATCAATCTCAAAGAAGCTAAGGCAGGGTTCAGCGCGATCATCGACGCGGCTGAACATGGTTTGCCGACGACGATCACGAAACATGGTCGGCCAGCCGCGATCATCGTTCCGATCGCCGACGCTGCGCGCATCTATCCTGTCGACCGTCCGTCATTCGGGGAATTCCTGTTATCCTTTCCCGGGGGCGGAATTGAGTTCGAACGGAATCCGTCTCCAAGCCGTGAGATTGACCTGTGA